In one Pogona vitticeps strain Pit_001003342236 chromosome 14, PviZW2.1, whole genome shotgun sequence genomic region, the following are encoded:
- the ZNF26 gene encoding zinc finger protein 26 produces the protein MAGATPQDSVTFEEVAVSFSREEWALLTDWQKDLYKDVMRDNYEMLNSLDLAAHKPDIILRIERGEEPCVGRLQRSKARERPNHVFLDGQIQIKKECCFEEDPAGLPGQAMYPEPLKGTMNNGAVGQFSPWPGGQFSANLCLNRMAVLPPWPTELRWSNCPMVGQQPAPRAFHVGHPRVTRDRFWPVGIAGSQPGAHEEMLLICTQCQKCFPAPLAHGLSPAAPAREVTQVCPECETRNVKAPSSAGAQQQSPTVAPPCACAHCLAAPSIRQRVPKEERPYKCGKCDKSFRFAHEHTWHQKVHTGEKIYKCSECEKVFRHRQELMWHQRTHTPEWPHKCGACEKSFRFKQELTWHLKTHSVERPYKCPECEKSFRFKQEFMWHQRAHIGDRPYKCPECEKSFRFKQEFTWHQRSHASEKTYKCPGCDKSFRYKQEFVWHQRIHTGEQPYPCASCDSTFTCRQEYMRHQRLHDGEKPYQCPHCDKTFRRGSTLIRHRRIHTGEGPFKCSHCDRTFGQSANLIKHQRMHVVKHELAENASEWPPCLQNPGGPIQQETVNVLSLKTVSVGALLLLNLQEPKQEKDLDGHSQAWEPQM, from the exons gaTTCGGTAACTTTTGAGGAAGTGGCCGTCTCTTTTTCTCGAGAGGAGTGGGCATTGCTTACGGACTGGCAGAAGGACCTCTACAAAGATGTGATGAGGGACAACTACGAGATGCTGAACTCGTTAG ATCTTGCTGCCCATAAGCCTGATATCATCTTAAGGATTGAGCGGGGAGAGGAGCCTTGTGTTGGGAGATTGCAGCGTTCGAAGGCGAGGGAGAGGCCGAACCACGTCTTCTTGG ATGGTCAGATCCAGATTAAGAAGGAATGCTGTTTTGAGGAAGATCCAGCAGGACTGCCAGGCCAGGCCATGTACCCAGAACCATTAAAGGGGACCATGAACAATGGGGCCGTCGGTCAGTTCTCCCCATGGCCGGGAGGCCAGTTCAGTGCCAACCTTTGCTTGAACAGAATGGCCGTTCTTCCCCCCTGGCCTACGGAGCTCAGGTGGTCAAACTGCCCCATGGTGGGCCAGCAGCCGGCACCCAGGGCCTTTCACGTGGGGCATCCCAGGGTCACGAGGGACCGTTTCTGGCCTGTGGGTATTGCTGGATCCCAACCCGGTGCCCACGAGGAGATGCTGCTCATTTGCACCCAGTGTCAAAAATGCTTCCCGGCCCCTTTAGCTCACGGTCTTTCCCCCGCGGCCCCCGCCCGAGAAGTGACCCAAGTCTGTCCCGAGTGCGAAACCAGAAACGTGAAGGCACCTTCTTCCGCTGGAGCCCAGCAGCAGAGCCCCACTGTGGCTCCGCCGTGCGCCTGCGCGCACTGCCTGGCTGCCCCAAGCATCCGCCAGAGGGTCCCCAAAGAGGAGCGCCCTTACAAGTGTGGGAAGTGCGACAAGAGCTTCCGGTTTGCGCACGAGCACACCTGGCACCAGAAAGTGCACACTGGGGAGAAGATCTACAAGTGCAGCGAGTGCGAGAAGGTCTTCCGGCACCGCCAGGAGCTGATGTGGCACCAGCGGACTCACACCCCGGAGTGGCCCCACAAGTGTGGGGCCTGCGAGAAGAGCTTCCGCTTCAAGCAGGAGCTGACGTGGCACCTGAAGACCCATTCCGTGGAGCGTCCCTACAAGTGCCCCGAGTGCGAGAAGAGCTTCCGCTTCAAGCAGGAGTTCATGTGGCACCAGAGAGCCCACATCGGGGACCGGCCCTACAAGTGCCCCGAGTGCGAGAAGAGCTTCCGCTTCAAGCAGGAGTTTACCTGGCACCAGAGGAGCCACGCCAGTGAGAAGACGTACAAGTGCCCTGGCTGCGACAAGAGCTTCCGTTACAAGCAAGAGTTTGTCTGGCACCAACGGATCCACACGGGGGAGCAACCCTATCCGTGCGCTTCCTGCGATTCCACCTTCACCTGCCGGCAGGAATACATGCGCCACCAGCGCTTGCACGACGGCGAGAAGCCCTACCAGTGCCCGCACTGTGACAAAACGTTCCGCCGGGGCTCGACCCTGATCAGGCACCGGCGCATCCACACGGGCGAGGGGCCCTTCAAGTGTTCGCACTGCGACCGAACCTTCGGGCAGAGCGCGAACCTCATCAAGCACCAGAGGATGCACGTCGTGAAGCACGAGCTGGCTGAGAACGCGTCGGAGTGGCCGCCCTGCTTGCAAAACCCGGGGGGCCCCATCCAGCAGGAGACGGTCAACGTGCTGAGCCTGAAAACCGTCTCCGTAGGGGCCCTTCTCTTGCTCAACCTGCAGGAACCCAAGCAGGAGAAAGATCTGGATGGCCACTCACAAGCTTGGGAACCTCAGATGTGA